In a genomic window of Helianthus annuus cultivar XRQ/B chromosome 10, HanXRQr2.0-SUNRISE, whole genome shotgun sequence:
- the LOC118482693 gene encoding uncharacterized protein LOC118482693, translating into MVDISFGVGVPNEVEAVLHSANRLLNAHHRDGSLAMLTVDFSNAFNLVDRTALLNKVRKMCPSISAWVDYIWSSTGFHQGDPLGPLLFALVLHPLVLRIRDRCKLLFHARYLDDGTIIGDATQVAKALDIIRVEGPSLGLLLNIKKTEVFWPTCDGVKTQEGLFPREIGRSVNGVKLLGGAISKDGDFISGLDLKRAKCAVELMGCLKHLRDPQSELLLLCSCMGVAKLLFGLRTCQPSYVGEAVSVFDKGLRNAIEDIVVCRGAFFWGPTMEGALDNPHSSLPDLDLGGFYIKDTAPIKAQKILANALYGEIVKTVEEKFAFSPRQRAVFECLRAPHAQDFLSVVPIEGLGQCMSAVEYRAILKYRLMIPLFPVDEPCPVCRKCCLDSFGEHAVHCKELPSFKYRHDLVRDVLYDVLKRAGISAKKEAPVNFLTNPLEGRSTLRPADILVFGWEGRKHACVDLTGVSPLVELRDHGFVAGQAITKAEAGKVAKHEKACIENQHVFVPFAFDTFGALAPDAGRWLKGAVVAGGVGCGGGWVVGGGGCKGIVVAGISCREMLVKEGWRR; encoded by the exons ATGGTTGATATAAGT TTTGGGGTTGGGGTTCCAAACGAGGTTGAGGCGGTTCTTCATAGTGCGAACAGGCTCTTAAATGCGCACCACCGAGACGGGTCGTTGGCTATGCTTACCGTCGATTTCTCGAATGCCTTTAACCTTGTGGATAGAACTGCTCTTTTAAATAAGGTAAGGAAAATGTGTCCATCCATCTCTGCTTGGGTTGATTATATTTGGTCTTCCACGGGGTTTCATCAGGGGGATCCTTTAGGGCCtcttctttttgcccttgttTTACACCCTCTTGTTCTCCGAATCAGAGATCGTTGTAAGCTTCTTTTTCACGCGAGGTACCTGGATGATGGGACCATTATTGGAGATGCTACTCAGGTTGCCAAGGCTTTAGACATCATTAGAGTGGAGGGCCCCTCCTTAGGCCTCCTTCTCAATATTAAAAAAACTGAAGTTTTTTGGCCTACATGCGACGGGGTGAAGACTCAGGAGGGTTTATTTCCGCGGGAGATTGGTAGGTCGGTGAATGGTGTGAAACTCTTGGGTGGTGCTATCAGTAAAGATGGGGATTTTATTAGTGGTTTGGACCTCAAAAGAGCCAAATGTGCGGTTGAGCTGATGGGATGCCTCAAACACCTTCGGGACCCTCAGAGCGAACTCCTCCTTCTTTGTTCATGTATGGGGGTTGCTAAACTGTTGTTTGGGCTCAGGACGTGTCAGCCTTCTTATGTTGGGGAAGCTGTCTCTGTTTTTGACAAAGGGCTTCGGAATGCGATCGAGGACATTGTTGTTTGTAGGGGTGCCTTTTTTTGGGGACCTACAATGGAG GGTGCGTTGGACAATCCGCATAGTTCTCTTCCCGATCTTGATCTTGGTggtttctacattaaagacaccgccCCCATTAAAGCCCAGAAAATActggcgaatgccttatatggcgAAATCGTCAAGACAGTTGAAGAGAAGTTTGCCTTTTCCCCTCGGCAGCGAGCCGTGTTTGAGTGTTTACGAGCCCCCCATGCTCAGGATTTCCTGTCTGTTGTTCCCATCGAAGGTTTAGGGCAATGTatgtcggctgtggaataccgGGCTATCCTCAAGTACCGATTGATGATACCCCTTTTCCCGGTTGATGAGCCGTGTCCTGTATGTCGGAAGTGTTGCTTGGATTCTTTTGGGGAGCATGCAGTCCATTGCAAAGAATTACCGAGCTTTAAATATCGACATGATTTAGTCCGAGATGTGCTGTATGATGTCCTTAAGCGAGCAGGGATCTCGGCAAAAAAGGAAGCTCCGGTGAACTTCTTGACCAATCCGttagaagggagatctaccctaCGGCCCGCTGACATTCTTGTTTTTGGATGGGAGGGAAGGAAACACGCGTGTGTCGATTTGACAGGTGTGTCCCCCCTCGTTGAGCTAAGGGACCACGGGTTTGTGGCAGGACAGGCGATAACCAAGGCAGAGGCGGGCAAAGTAGCTAAACACGAAAAAGCTTGCATTGAGAATCAGCACGTGTTCGTCCCGTTTGCTTTCGATACCtttggcgctctcgcccctgacgcg